A DNA window from Setaria viridis chromosome 2, Setaria_viridis_v4.0, whole genome shotgun sequence contains the following coding sequences:
- the LOC117845481 gene encoding uncharacterized protein, whose protein sequence is MSTNNTNAGSPATSQDAAADGADKQQQQQQDTVKKTVQTVEVRSSAGQPDEEGVLKPVRVVHEIPAKDAKENPGVKQD, encoded by the exons ATGTCGACCAACAACACCAACGCCGGCAGCCCGGCCACCTCCCAG GACGCCGCTGCTGATGGAGCggacaagcagcagcagcagcagcaggacacGGTGAAGAAGACGGTGCAGACGGTGGAGGTGCGGTCGTCGGCGGGGCAGCCGGACGAGGAGGGCGTGCTCAAGCCCGTCAGGGTGGTGCACGAGATCCCCGCCAAGGACGCCAAGGAGAACCCCGGCGTCAAGCAGGACTAG